A single window of Eucalyptus grandis isolate ANBG69807.140 chromosome 1, ASM1654582v1, whole genome shotgun sequence DNA harbors:
- the LOC104438153 gene encoding major strawberry allergen Fra a 1.08, whose amino-acid sequence MVEVTLKAEITHPIPKAKLVEAFLEAKDFFPHTLLPAIKNADIQETISVEGRQRRTVRHTVKAPDQEPFVYNHSTVDRDEKGRISKETSHEVKIVALPLEGGSVCKYVGRYFTVGQGDITEEEMIGAMREKASVMFKAILDYPEAKSMKPLDCLDSVPNYPERNASRILSSPDPVIAPPRRSVVSRI is encoded by the exons ATGGTAGAAGTTACTCTCAAAGCCGAGATCACGCACCCGATCCCTAAGGCCAAGTTGGTCGAGGCTTTTCTCGAAGCCAAGGACTTCTTCCCCCACACCCTCCTACCAGCCATAAAAAATGCCGACATCCAAGAGACAATCTCTGTCGAAG GCAGACAGCGCAGGACGGTGAGGCACACGGTTAAAGCGCCGGACCAGGAGCCCTTCGTCTACAACCACTCGACCGTCGATCGTGATGAGAAGGGCAGAATCTCCAAGGAAACCAGCCATGAGGTGAAGATCGTTGCGTTGCCCCTGGAAGGTGGCTCGGTCTGTAAGTACGTGGGCAGGTACTTCACCGTCGGCCAAGGGGATATCACGGAGGAGGAGATGATCGGGGCCATGAGAGAGAAGGCGTCCGTGATGTTCAAGGCCATCCTGGATTATCCGGAGGCGAAATCCATGAAACCTCTGGATTGTCTGGATTCCGTCCCGAATTATCCGGAGCGAAATGCATCCCGAATACTCAGTAGTCCTGATCCAGTAATCGCTCCGCCAAGGCGATCTGTGGTTTCGCGAATATGA